Below is a genomic region from Prevotella melaninogenica.
AATTGTAATGTTGTCGCATCGTCTGAAGGGCGAAAGGCAGAAGCAATCAGTCCTACAGGCTTAACTGGTGCTCCCCAACCTGCATTGTTCATTGTGTCAAGTGCGCGGTCTGTGACTCGTAAGAACTTATAGGTTCCTCTGCCGTCTTTCTTCTGCTGCTCGCGGAAAGTCTTTAGAATGTTCTCTACTGCCTTAACCCATTCTGGACCAAAAACACTTGTATCGCCTGTTACTTTCCAATATTCATATGCAAGGCGGATAGGGTAACAGAGTGAGTCAATCTCAAACTTACGTTCGTGTAACTCCGGTTTCATATCTGTTTCATCGGTCATCCAACGGCCATTTGGGTCTGGCTTATGATTGAAGGCATTAGCGTATGGATCGATGTTGATGCATTTAAACTGGCGATTAATCACACCAGCTAACATCTTCTTCAGTTTTTTATCCTTTCCTGCTAACTGTACGTATGGCCACACCTGTGCGCCCGAGTCACGAAGCCACATGGCAGGAATATCACCTGTATAAACATAAGTATCAGGTGTTCCATCAGCTTCCTCACCATAGTGAACAGTAGTATCGAGTGTGTTTGGGAAGCAATTCTCAAACATCCATGCCAAACGTTTATTGGTTAACTTCTTTATAATATTCTGTATTTCCTTCTCAACAGCTTCTGAGCGGAAAAGTCTTTCTGTTTCTTTAGGACGTTTCGAGATGAAAGTCACTGCATCTGCAGGGCAGGTGAGTTGGTTTGCTGATACCTTATTAATATTGTCAGCATTGATTGGTTGCGCCTGTAATACCATAAGCGC
It encodes:
- a CDS encoding glycoside hydrolase family 125 protein, whose amino-acid sequence is MRKITYITSTFVALMVLQAQPINADNINKVSANQLTCPADAVTFISKRPKETERLFRSEAVEKEIQNIIKKLTNKRLAWMFENCFPNTLDTTVHYGEEADGTPDTYVYTGDIPAMWLRDSGAQVWPYVQLAGKDKKLKKMLAGVINRQFKCINIDPYANAFNHKPDPNGRWMTDETDMKPELHERKFEIDSLCYPIRLAYEYWKVTGDTSVFGPEWVKAVENILKTFREQQKKDGRGTYKFLRVTDRALDTMNNAGWGAPVKPVGLIASAFRPSDDATTLQFLVPSNFMAVSSLRKAAEILTKVNKNTALATQCTNLANEVSDALQKYAVYEHPKYGKIYAYEVDGFGSYFLMDDANVPSLLAMPYLGDVSVDDPIYQNTRRYVWSEDNPYFHRGKAGEGIGGPHIGNDMIWPMSIMMRAFTSKDDKEIRQCIEMLMNTDAGTGFIHESFYKDDANNFTREWFAWQNTLFGELIVKLVNDGKLGLLNSIK